A single genomic interval of Lathyrus oleraceus cultivar Zhongwan6 chromosome 7, CAAS_Psat_ZW6_1.0, whole genome shotgun sequence harbors:
- the LOC127108115 gene encoding uncharacterized protein LOC127108115, which translates to MELDLNQEPLDRSSSSVVEFDSVLDELEAAEGNIRNRIRHLEEITSRARQSRRLPRMMMNSPIRITNFTGEAMTDDDVRGEEEREEQNDVEKCGKRKSAHLVAKALGVEEIDDGKVEESSESFYDCNICLDVARDPVLTCCGHLFCWPCFYQLSYVYSKAKECPVCKGEVTESGIIPIYGKGSVGGDCQMEMKEAGLRVPPRPKAPRIESIRQKLITRGASSSSIVQSIRRFHNRIGGFGEQAQLESPNTRGDRNNGTLVRSRTQTDINQHAGTHQVSRMLEQGASSFSSLSSAINSAMDSAERLVQDLESYIHGHNIGGSRELNHLAENRSSMFSFAATNRSESRAQDVVDVANSAAAAARNVDNIAASGSEIQTTDKDIYISPLDPSSSNSRRRNGASRQVSNEPSRRRRLR; encoded by the coding sequence ATGGAGCTTGATTTGAATCAGGAGCCTTTGGATCGAAGTAGTAGTTCAGTAGTTGAATTTGATTCTGTATTGGACGAACTCGAAGCTGCCGAGGGAAATATTCGGAACCGAATAAGACACCTTGAAGAGATTACTTCGAGAGCGAGGCAGAGTCGGAGGTTGCCGCGGATGATGATGAATTCGCCGATTCGGATAACTAATTTTACGGGAGAAGCGATGACTGATGATGATGTTCGAGGTGAAGAAGAAAGGGAGGAGCAGAATGATGTTGAAAAATGTGGAAAAAGAAAGAGTGCTCATTTAGTAGCGAAAGCGTTGGGGGTGGAAGAGATTGATGATGGTAAAGTGGAGGAGAGTAGTGAGAGTTTTTATGATTGTAATATATGCTTGGATGTTGCGAGAGATCCTGTTTTGACGTGTTGTGGGCATTTGTTTTGTTGGCCGTGTTTCTATCAGTTATCGTATGTTTATTCGAAAGCGAAGGAATGTCCTGTTTGTAAAGGAGAGGTTACTGAATCGGGTATTATTCCGATTTATGGGAAAGGTAGTGTTGGTGGTGATTGTCAAATGGAAATGAAAGAAGCTGGTTTGAGAGTTCCTCCTCGACCTAAGGCTCCTAGAATTGAGAGTATTAGACAGAAGTTGATAACCCGAGGTGCATCTTCTTCTTCTATTGTCCAAAGCATTCGGCGGTTTCATAACCGAATTGGTGGATTTGGAGAACAGGCTCAGTTAGAAAGCCCTAATACCAGAGGTGATAGAAATAATGGTACGCTCGTTCGTTCTCGCACGCAGACTGATATTAATCAACACGCAGGCACTCATCAAGTTTCAAGGATGCTAGAACAAGGAGCTTCTTCATTTTCATCGCTTTCATCAGCGATAAATTCTGCAATGGATTCTGCAGAAAGATTAGTTCAGGACCTTGAATCTTATATCCACGGCCACAATATAGGAGGAAGCAGAGAGTTAAACCATCTTGCTGAAAATAGAAGTTCAATGTTTAGTTTCGCTGCTACAAACCGCTCGGAGAGTCGTGCTCAAGATGTTGTTGATGTGGCCAATTCTGCTGCTGCAGCAGCTAGGAATGTTGACAATATTGCTGCTAGTGGTTCAGAAATTCAGACAACTGATAAAGACATATATATTAGTCCGTTAGACCCTTCTTCGTCAAACAGTAGAAGAAGAAACGGTGCTTCAAGACAAGTTTCAAATGAACCCAGCAGAAGAAGAAGATTGAGATGA